tatctgccttacagtgtgattccccttatctgatcttccatgcagataaggtagttttgcgtaccaaacctgggtttcttcctaaggtggtatctaataagaatatcaatcaggagattgttgttccgttattgtgtcctaatccttcttcaaagaagtaacgtctattatacaatcttgacgtggttcgtgctttaaagttttatttaaaagctactaaggattttcgtcaaacatctgcattgtttgttgtctactctggaccgaggagaggccaaaaggcttcagcaacttctctttctttttggttaagaagtataatccgcttagcttatgagactgctggccagcagcctcctgaaagaattacagctcattccactagagcggtggcttccacatgggcttttaaaaatgaggctttacagatttgtaaggcggcgacttggtcttcgtttcatactttttctaaattctacaaatttgatacttttgcttcttcggaggctatttttgggagaaaggtcttacaggcagtggtgccttccgtttaagcgcctgccttgtccctcccttcatccgtgtcctatagctttggtattggtatcccacaagtaatggatgaatccgtggactggatacaccttacaagagaaaacaaaatttatgcttacctgataaatttatttctcttgtggtgtatccagtccacggccgccctgtcattttaaggcaggtgtttttttatttttaaactacagtcaccactgcaccctatagtttctcctttctcttgcttgtcttcggtcgaatgactggtagtggcagttaggggaggagctatatagacagctctgctgtgggtcatcctcttgcagcttcctgttgggaaggagaatatcccacaagtaatggatgaatccgtggactggatacaccacaagagaaataaatttatcaggtaagcataaattttgttttaaacaatacaaattctggagtagactgtcctgttAAGTATTGTAATCCGTTTATTTAATTTGTGAATGAGCTTTTATGACCGTGAGTATCATAATGTAGATGCAAGCGCTTTAAAAGTCACCCTAGTGAACTAGTTTGGACTTAAAGTGCATGAGAGCGCGTCTCCTATAAAGAGCATGTCACAAAGGTGcaatcttgtttaaagggacagtctacaccagaattgttattgttttaaaagatagataatccctttattacccatttcccagttttgcataaccaacacagttataataatatacttttaacctctgtgattatcttgtatctaagcctttgcaaaactgcccctttttcagttcttttgacagacttgcagtctagccaatcagtgcctgctcccagattacttcatgtgcacgagcacagtgttatctatatgaaatatgtgaactaacaccctctagtggtgaaaaactgttaaaatgcaatctgaaagaggtgggcttcaaggtctaagaaattagcatatgaacctcctaggttaagctttcaactaagaataccaagagaacaaagcaaaattggtgataaaagtaaattggaaaatttacttttatcacttgaatcatgaaagtttattttggcctagactgtccctttaagggtctcttAGGAAGATACAGTGTAGCAAGGCAGGAGGTTCCTGATTTACAGTTTAAATAACATTATAATCTAGTAAAaggagataataaataataaaaagaccagagcatttttagcatttttgccatcataacatttaaatagaaatagagccttttttatatttacctatcaaaactatatattttttttagcagacaacccaaagtattgagctaggcccattttgatatatttcataccaccatttcaccgccaaatgcgatcaaataaaaaaatgctaactttttcacaattttaggtttcacactgaaattatttacaaacagcttgtgcaattatggcacacatggttgtaaatgcttctctgggatcccctttgttcagaaatagcagaaatatatgctttggctttgctttttggtaattagaatgctgctaaattccgctgcgcaccatacttgtattatgtccaccagtgaaggggttaattaggtagcttgtagggttaattttagctttagtgtagaaatcagcctccccctgacacatcccaccccctgatccctccctgacccgcctcaaacagctctattccctcccccagcttacaattgttaccgccatcttaagtactggcagaaagtctgccagtatgaaaataaaagtttatatatatatatatatatatatatatatatttatttttttaaatatatttgctgcagtgtaggttcccccctaacctctcaacctccctgatcccccccaaaatagctctctaaccctcccccctctacctatttgccaccatattaggtactggcagctgtctgccagtacccagtttgctgcaaaattggcaatttaaaaataaataaaataaaagtcccattttatttctgtagtgtagctgccccccctcaatacactacccactcccactcccagatccctttctgttaacggatcccacatgggatccccctcattgtCCCTCCTTGCTCTTCCCTCCTTTACCCTCaatgatacatttattttattttattttgggcttccctgtagcgtggccgaacagtcccacccactcccgcctccTCCAGAGATGGGCGCCCACCCGCCTCTCTCATTACActtccacccaccaatgattggcaccaccgctatgcgatgcagagagggccatggaTGACAACTCTGCAaatatgcagaaatagcgcaatctcactatttttagcaagatcacagcagtgagaagcccaggactgcagcaacgtacagggtacgtcgctggtccttaagggcataacgaccagtgtCGTACAGGTTacagcactggtcgttaaggggttattaTTATAATAAGACTTTTGCATAGAGACTCATCACCACCATTTTATTTTCAGTTCACTCCAAAATGGAAacggtgctttaacaaacaatcgttgtaaatactgtttaaaaaaatgtgtgaCAACCTAACatatgcatttagatgggttaggaGTGGAAATGGAAATTTCAAGATTAACTATGAAAGTTGCAATTAAGCGAACCGTGCGAGTGAGacctacaatcaaatattaaaaatgaaaaataaaaacacaccatttgtagatgttgttgggacataagggattaaatgccatatcctcctctgtggaaagaataacttataactatatacattcttggtttaacataaactcaacttagtttctaaacgtagaaataaataacacacaaaataacgacacaacaactttttatggttagagaaaacccgcaggtcacgtttattgtggcaacacaagaactaacgaccgtctgaataaacatggaccaggggggcagcaatcaggtactagctaaaacgtagtaacccatgctaacaagatgggcagtaccagggcgcaggagaagaagcagagcgtagctcaatactataaaacagggaattctcggcatcgtaatcacacgggcagggaacaccccagacgcgcgtctggggacttcatccctggccggaagtgccgtcactctacctcgatcacatcctgcccccggacactgtccacccgccagcccagggcgcaaaccaccactccgtaccagtaagggccaggatcaaaaaggtgcgtaaaccagattgaaatacctggggagctgaaacttaacgtccttggacttacagaaataggctggctagccctcatcaagccttcggatagccctagtccctggggaccaccataaggacggatccccctactgattgcaaaataataaacaaagggagggaagggtggggaaaactttgagaaaaacagcagaaagaggacatgtgcttcctgtactgggcttaaaaaggtaagctggaacccctcctctctttctgcaacattgtttcacacacacaacacaacactcccctcctccgtcttggccttaacccttatgtgcattccaggcaatttgccttacatttccttaagggattaaatgccatatcctcctctgtggaaagaataacttataactatatacattcttggtttaacataaactcaacttagtttctaaacgtagaaataaataacacacaaaataacgacacaacaactttttatggttagagaaaacccgcaggtcacgtttattgtggcaacacaagaactaacgaccgtctgaataaacatggaccaggggggcggcaatcaggtactagctaaaacgtagtaacccatgctaacaagatgggcagtaccagggcgcaggagaagaagcagagcgtagctcaatactataaaacagggaattctcggcatcgtaatcacacgggcagggaacaccccagacgcgcgtctggggacttcatccctggccggaagtgccgtcactctacctcgatcacatcctgcccccggacactgtccacccgccacgagatcgcccgaatatcaagggccactctcgccgccacccaactcacacaaataggagtagggactgacgtatatcttcaataaacaggtccatgccatggtccgtaagatggaccccgtcgcctcggtacaggctacggtcagcggccgtaatgaacttgtgttccacaacaaaaccacctagctcgcacataagcttcctaacatctctattgagcttcttgcgaacttggaacgctgccctatgattggccatgtgtctccacgtcaacctcggtataatgtttgaccagcccattctcacaccaggcaaccaagctttaaaggtgcgcagatctgattggatcactgcgctcaagtcccggccgggaattgagccgagatcattcccacctaagtggatgatcagcacatggggtttctcccaccgcctcatggcggattgcagtaacccaggcagatctgcccagcaaaggcctctcctccctaaccacctaactaccaccctggagaatgagaacccaagctgctgccctccaggttgcgatgccgctcggatagccgcccagtgtacgaacgagtgcccaacgatccaggcacgaagtggcccacttctaggccctgcaatagaaacaagagttagggcatataatggcaacgcagtgtgcaacattatcaaccagcaaatattaacattgggatataagtggcctaacgtaaatctgatacctcttagacttccacctcccaagcgccattatgcggtcagccgaccagcctaaagtcgccgccgtcgtagcagctccaaccctaaaggagtgaggagctatagtattgggattcaagcccacttttttagccgcccaccccaaaaccttccgaaattgaaacctcgtcaggggggtaccatcctgatgaattaaaaatctaaccgcacccactggacgcctgtccgagaaggtcttcaacagtgcactagggcagcaggcggaacccgcatgcgcgggtagcgacagccaggcccccctaccatcttgatcgactttcgatcgagggatgaaaagtaataccccattatccgtaaacctgacgtgctccgccaggacgccacccactttcgccaacttagactgggggaccaattcccccactcggagagcaccatgaaacgccatggcgaacgccgctgaaaaaagccgcacctcgtagtctgaggaacatacctccggtaaaacacgaagcaggaggaccaacctgtccgccgttatgggttccctaacgtctggacgccgcacttccgaccttccccaacccctcagtatttgacgaatcaaaaacgttttggaagagtccgtcagcgtgaatagtttacagaaaaaggacaccgccgccaaccgcgcggataccgcccctttcttagctaacttagccctaagctccgcgagccagcgcaatagccagtcctgctcaccagcacaagaaggaaatccttggacatcgcagaagaatacccattcttcccagtaccttatataggacttccaagtggaaggtgccagggacgccttaagcaccggaatcagggactgccatccaaagccacctgccaaagaaaagggggacagggaaagccatgagtggcagcctcaggagcacatttcctaaaattttcccattgaaagcgagatagtgcatcagcaataacgtttttaactcctgggacatgcctagcccgaaactcaatgttccgcttgaggcatctcaaaaccagaattctcAGATATCGAATTACTGGTGGTGAGGACGAAGAGAGACCGTTAATGGCGTaaaccacgctcaaattgtccgtccaaaaaatgacggagcggttctcgagcttgtccccccagatctccaacgccaccagaatggggaaaagctctagaaggcacaggttcctggtcaggcccctggccgcccactctgccggccaaggttcggcgctccactcgccattgagataggcgccgtatccaaaacccccagcagcatcagtaaagaggtgcagttctcgcgccggagtctggggggttctccaaatacagatcccattgaaatccctgaggaaccgatcccagacacggaggtcctccctcatgtcactattaaccattagtttggccttaggggaagtaactcccggcaacaagcgctccattcttttcaggaaaatcctccccatcgggatgaccctccctgcaaagttgagcagacccaaaaccgattggagctctttcagcgtgcaaaactgcgccgctgcgaggctcctgactgctgccaacatcttctgtaccttatcaaccggaagcctacattcctgggctaccgaatcaatttcgatacccaggaaagttagacaagtgcaagggccctccgatttgtcttctgctaaggggactccaaatttctccatcaacagccgcatggcgtaaaggagcagctcacattccctagacccctgtctgccgaccaggagaaagtcgtccaagtagtgagcaatcctatcctctcctgtcacttccgccacggcccaatgcaagaaggaactaaacgcctcaaaataggcgcaggaaatggaacaccccatgggcaaacaacggtcaacataatagtgtccgttgaagaaacaacccattaagtaaaatgatgcggggtgaatcggcaagagtctgaaagcagactcgatgtcaagcttggccagtaaagccccatgacccgatctgcgtactacttgcaaggcatcatcaaatgactggtaatatacggtacttaagtcctgaggaatggcgtcattgactgactttccctttgggtatgagagatgttgtatcatcctaaacttTCCTGGGTCTTTCTTGGGCACgacccctagaggcgagataaccaatcccggcataggtctttccctaaacgggccagccattctacccagtgaaacttccttacccaatttctcctttaatACCTCCGGGAAAagggaggcagatttcaggttcctgcgagaagccgcacccgaaaccggaccttgtacggggataacaaaaccttcccggagccctgactccaacaaggccgccgTTACCCTGTCGGGGTATAGCGTGAGCCACttactaattgcggccaccttcagcggggtgtccgctcttagcgacagcagggcctcttggcccagtcctgtcctgtctctccccttttttaacgcagtctgcggcagggtgaaatcccccgcagatgcgacaagcgtgccgaaaggaacacgcggttcccaacgtgcattgcttgtcctggaatttccaacaaaCCCCAGCTGGGCGTCTGCGAAATCTATTTGCGGGTCGAAACTGCGTTGCACCCGCCGGGGCCACCGCAGTACCTagcgatttctcgggacccagccgggcccagagttgcatttctacgcacccgaaatccaacagtggattacccaccatctttctgcggaactcctcatcataatcccgccaggcaccatcgcgataattatcagcaatgatctccatgttttccatgtatttcaacacggctaaacactggtccggccatttttgcaaatagcaggacgcatagatcctgaaacaccggcgccattcgtgaaatgtatctgggcgctggtacttcttggggcctgtcccatcctccgctctcgctttctgccttagggcttccaccgagagctcgaagatgttaacaaatttaccctcttgaattctccgtactgtcttagtcttcaaatgctcgtgcagatcataagAAGACCAGGATCTAGTATCCCCTTGGAGTGCCACCTTCCGATTAACaggcctccccaccccacttatgcgaagtctgggtggggcagccctgtcggacctaccagaggcaatatagtcatgacggtcacgcaaaccccctttttctgatctcttctcatcagttaaccatctaagcatcttatacattcttttattgcccttcccatgcaaccccagttccttgtcattttctgacccagaatcatccgaggatgaggtaaaaccccgcaaccccactgaaactgaggactcaccatctctcacaccggtcctgtttggaatcgccacgactcccgaagtagaaggacgctcatcctctgacaccatggaatcctggccgctctcagcacctctctccaacccgctgcctgaatctcctgacgtagccatgtcgctttcctgcaaaagagattgccagagaggagtaccacgaaggggaaggtctgctctacccctccccctgtgcccagaccgttcatgcatcccctcacacacatcatGGACATCATGGGTGCCTTCGCCACTTGCAACatcatcatacacaccctgctcatcttctgtaaagtcctctatctcttcactaaaatgtactgacttctgagtgataggggtggctttcttacgtctagtggatgcaaccgctaaatctaaactctgaaactgttctggtgcaccatgtttggtagaagacctagttactaccttcctcgctgctgccggggatgcgcctggagcctgaggcctagcccctacactcccaccaatttgcgcgccaaaagcgccgcctgcacgggcgccgcctttgcccaaagaaacctcactattactgccagcgctcttaggcatactcctagcgtgcccaataggtgctgcgccacctttataattgcccaatggggcctttgccccttgacgaggatTACTACCCGACGGGGCCTTTGCCCTTTGCCGGGCCGTAATACCCTTTGCAACCTGCCCACGGGGGCCTCCAACagggacccccgggttcatttggCCAGAGAAATGCCCCCCCCTGAGGTAATTCCTCCATTGATTCACCAATAGCCCCCTCGTGAAGATCAACCCCCACAAGTGCTGCCCCTGTAGACCCCATAGCATCAGCAGAATTGCCCCCCGGAGCAtaagttcccccccgcggcactcctctcttaccttggacgccgcgcggggaactcgacctgctccgcttcgatgaccgccgacaaatggcgggaccggcagtgacgtcatcggaaatgacgtcaccggaagtcccgccctcggaggaccgcaaaccggaagtcgccgccgatggaggaacagtcgacgcgggagcctgcgcaaccaccgccggaggaccaaggaccacgtgggacgcacCCGGAGACCCCGACAAAGAAgatgcccacatctggaaaagggataccgcggccgcgatggagtcctgagacaccggagacgacgtcggaggtaaggccgaactgctcccactaaaactACCAACTATTGGGGCAAAAGAGCAAGGCCCGTAGGGGCCGGGGACCGGAACGCCACAAGGCCGAGAAGGGCCCGCCGCGACCACGCGAGGGGAGGGAGGCCCAGCCAGGGGGACCGGAGAGCAGGGGACAGAGGAGCTAGCGGCTGTAGACCGCATAGCGGGCCTAGCGGGGACCCCCGCTTTACCGGCTACTTTAGGGGGACATGTGGGCCTGTGAAGGCCAGAAACGGGCCCGGCAGGGCCCGACATCGTAACTAAATTGGGGCCTACGTCAGAACTAACCCCCCGTaaagagggctcactcccggccgcatggccgacgggctcagacgcGCCATCTGGATGCCCAGCACTACCCCCCATATTGCTCACTAATGCCAGCACCTCCAGTAGGGCCCTATCTGAAATCTCCCCACCACTACCCCCAACCTCCCCGGAGGATTGATCAAgtgaaggggaaagggagggaagtaaaggggttcgacccaccgtttctggcgatggagggatccactcagctgcttcatcgctgtcttcaacaacttctctctctgcaggttccttcccagcctccatgattcgctttggaggtgctttagatctccttgaacgtctcatgtgaaaactttgagaaaaacagcagaaagaggacatgtgcttcctgtactgggcttaaaaaggtaagctggaacccctcctctctttctgcaacattgtttcacacacacaacacaacactcccctcctccgtcttggccttaacccttatgtgcattccaggcaatttgccttacatttcctttagAAGTATGTCCACCAAGCCAAGATGcctatggcattaaagggacagtcaagtataaattaaactttcattattcagataggacttttaattttaattgactttccaatttacttttatcatcaaatttgcttttttctcttggtattcttagtttaaaccaaacataggtaggctcatatgctaatttctaagcctttgagggctgcctcttatcacaggctttttaaatctcttttcaacacaaagagacagaaagtacacgtgggtcatatagataacactgtgttcaggcacagaaagttatttaagatctagcacaacacaatgctaaatttaagacaatagatagtaaacagtcacagtcatgtgatcagggggctggaagaaggttcctagaaacaaggtaatcacaaaggtaaaaagtacattaatataactgtgttggttatgcgaaactggagaatgagtaataaagggattatctatcttttaaaacaataacaattctatggttgac
The sequence above is drawn from the Bombina bombina isolate aBomBom1 unplaced genomic scaffold, aBomBom1.pri scaffold_572, whole genome shotgun sequence genome and encodes:
- the LOC128644275 gene encoding uncharacterized protein LOC128644275 — its product is MHERSGHRGRGRADLPLRGTPLWQSLLQESDMATSGDSGSGLERGAESGQDSMVSEDERPSTSGVVAIPNRTGVRDGPRSGPLRAWIVGHSFVHWAAIRAASQPGGQQLGFSFSRVVVRWLGRRGLCWADLPGLLQSAMRRWEKPHVLIIHLGGNDLGSIPGRDLSAVIQSDLRTFKAWLPGVRMGWSNIIPRLTWRHMANHRAAFQVRKKLNRDVRKLMCELGGFVVEHKFITAADRSLYRGDGVHLTDHGMDLFIEDIRQSLLLFV